Proteins encoded together in one Aeromonas encheleia window:
- a CDS encoding Lpp/OprI family alanine-zipper lipoprotein produces MKKLLLVGVVGLSALLGGCANTSELETSVQNLSNKVDQLAQDVSAVRADQSKMAADIATANQEAARANQRIDNMATSYKK; encoded by the coding sequence ATGAAAAAATTGTTGTTGGTAGGTGTTGTTGGTCTGTCTGCCCTGCTGGGCGGTTGTGCGAACACCAGCGAACTGGAAACCTCCGTTCAGAATCTGTCTAACAAAGTTGACCAACTGGCTCAAGATGTTAGCGCAGTTCGTGCTGATCAATCCAAGATGGCTGCTGATATCGCAACTGCTAATCAAGAAGCTGCGCGTGCTAACCAGCGCATCGACAACATGGCTACTTCCTACAAGAAGTAA
- a CDS encoding MaoC family dehydratase produces MKVVDFLKHKREILAQHPFELKDWLSPAIRDYWREFQQKAHLHPLLGRVLDLQADHQLVRRRGRSQAQAVNSQPALAEDDLIELDGEAASLYAELQTQIGEETHVGEWLQVSQPLIDQFAAVTGDHQWIHTDPERAAAESPFKTTIAHGFLTLALLPQLTGSVDEATPEFPSARMVVNFGLEQVRFPYPIKVDSNIRARTRLSRVTPIKGGLELLKEIKIEIEGIRRPGCVIESVTRVYF; encoded by the coding sequence ATGAAAGTTGTCGATTTTCTGAAGCACAAGCGCGAGATACTGGCGCAACACCCCTTTGAGCTCAAGGATTGGCTCTCTCCGGCGATCCGCGACTACTGGCGTGAGTTTCAGCAAAAGGCACACCTTCACCCTTTGCTGGGACGGGTGCTCGACCTGCAGGCCGACCATCAGCTGGTGCGGCGACGGGGCAGATCCCAGGCCCAGGCGGTCAACAGCCAGCCGGCCCTGGCCGAGGACGACCTGATTGAGCTGGATGGTGAGGCGGCCAGCCTGTACGCCGAGCTGCAGACCCAGATCGGGGAAGAGACCCATGTCGGCGAGTGGCTGCAGGTCAGCCAGCCGCTGATCGATCAGTTTGCCGCCGTCACCGGCGATCATCAGTGGATCCACACCGATCCCGAGCGGGCGGCGGCCGAGTCGCCGTTCAAGACCACCATCGCCCACGGCTTCCTGACCCTGGCCCTGTTACCCCAGCTGACCGGTTCGGTGGATGAGGCTACCCCGGAGTTTCCAAGCGCCCGCATGGTGGTGAACTTCGGTCTGGAGCAGGTGCGTTTCCCCTATCCGATCAAGGTGGACAGCAACATCCGTGCGCGCACCAGGCTCTCCCGAGTGACGCCGATCAAGGGCGGGCTCGAGTTGCTCAAAGAGATCAAGATAGAGATAGAGGGCATTCGCCGCCCCGGCTGCGTCATCGAATCGGTCACCCGAGTCTATTTCTGA
- the rlmF gene encoding 23S rRNA (adenine(1618)-N(6))-methyltransferase RlmF: protein MKTHSDRKSGLHPRNRHQAPYDFDALCQRTPELLPFVFINEHGTRTLDFADPAAVKTLNRALLALHYGIKHWDLPPGYLCPPIPGRVDYLHRVADLLAESAGQVPTGKGVRVLDIGVGANCIYPLLGAREYGWRFVGSDIDPVSVKAATLLAGSNGLAGQIECRHQANPKHIFRGIIGPKERFALTLCNPPFHASLAEASKGSERKLRNLGKAVTGAPLLNFGGQKAELWCEGGETAFLAGMVDQSMEFATQCLWFSSLVSKKENLPAAKKALAQAGARQVRVLDMAQGNKVSRILAWSFLEPEAHGHWWSAGKK, encoded by the coding sequence ATGAAGACCCACTCCGATCGCAAATCCGGCTTGCATCCGCGCAACCGCCATCAGGCGCCCTACGACTTCGACGCGCTCTGTCAGCGCACACCAGAGCTGTTGCCCTTCGTATTCATCAATGAGCACGGCACCCGCACCCTGGATTTCGCCGATCCTGCCGCCGTCAAGACGCTGAACCGTGCCCTGCTGGCGCTGCACTATGGCATCAAGCATTGGGATCTGCCGCCGGGCTACCTCTGCCCCCCCATCCCGGGGCGGGTGGATTATCTGCACCGGGTGGCGGATCTGCTGGCCGAGAGCGCGGGCCAGGTGCCGACGGGCAAGGGGGTGCGGGTGCTGGACATCGGCGTGGGGGCGAACTGCATCTATCCACTGCTGGGGGCCCGTGAATATGGCTGGCGCTTCGTGGGCTCGGATATAGACCCGGTGTCGGTCAAGGCTGCGACCCTGCTGGCGGGCAGCAATGGGCTGGCGGGGCAGATCGAATGCCGCCATCAGGCCAACCCCAAACACATCTTTCGCGGCATCATAGGCCCGAAGGAGCGCTTCGCTCTGACGCTCTGCAACCCGCCGTTTCATGCGTCGCTGGCCGAGGCGAGCAAGGGCTCGGAGCGCAAGCTGCGCAATCTCGGGAAGGCGGTGACGGGGGCGCCACTGCTCAACTTCGGTGGTCAGAAGGCCGAACTCTGGTGTGAGGGGGGCGAGACGGCGTTTCTGGCGGGCATGGTAGACCAGAGCATGGAGTTCGCCACCCAGTGCCTCTGGTTCAGCTCGCTGGTGTCGAAGAAAGAGAACCTGCCTGCCGCCAAGAAGGCATTGGCCCAGGCCGGGGCACGCCAGGTGCGGGTGCTCGACATGGCCCAGGGCAACAAGGTGAGCCGGATCCTGGCATGGAGCTTCCTGGAGCCCGAGGCTCATGGTCACTGGTGGTCTGCCGGGAAAAAATGA
- a CDS encoding tetratricopeptide repeat protein translates to MIVDINPQNFHAELIDASMKKPVVIYFHAPQMPECQGMTPLVESLVGPANPQVTLAMVDMNDPQLQPLASQLGLRALPALVLFHQGRPDEQAILEGPQDEATLRQFFAAFTPKEEELLLEQGQQALAEAQPDVAHAHLTKAHQLAPSRHDINLWLVQAALDLNLLDEAQALLATIPMVAQDDHYQTLSSRLALALQAADSPELRALELRHAENPDDATLTQELAVQYSQVGRQEEALALLFTILRRDMAFGDAKKIYLDILTTMGAHPAAQSYRRKLYSLLY, encoded by the coding sequence ATGATCGTCGACATCAATCCCCAGAACTTTCACGCCGAACTGATCGATGCGTCCATGAAGAAGCCGGTCGTCATCTATTTCCACGCTCCCCAGATGCCCGAATGCCAGGGCATGACCCCGCTGGTGGAGAGCCTGGTCGGCCCGGCTAATCCCCAGGTCACCCTGGCCATGGTCGACATGAATGATCCCCAGTTGCAGCCGCTGGCCAGCCAGCTCGGTCTGCGCGCCCTGCCCGCCCTGGTGCTGTTCCATCAGGGCCGCCCGGACGAGCAGGCCATCCTGGAAGGCCCGCAGGACGAAGCGACCCTGCGCCAATTCTTCGCCGCCTTTACCCCCAAGGAAGAGGAGTTGCTGCTCGAGCAGGGCCAGCAGGCGCTGGCCGAGGCGCAGCCCGATGTGGCGCACGCCCACCTCACCAAGGCCCACCAGCTGGCGCCGAGCCGACACGATATCAACCTGTGGCTGGTGCAGGCCGCGCTGGATCTGAATCTGCTGGATGAGGCGCAGGCGCTGCTCGCGACCATCCCCATGGTGGCGCAGGACGATCATTATCAGACCCTGAGCTCCCGACTGGCGCTGGCACTGCAGGCCGCCGACAGCCCCGAGCTGCGCGCGCTGGAGCTCCGTCACGCAGAGAACCCGGACGATGCGACCCTCACCCAGGAGCTGGCGGTGCAGTACAGCCAGGTCGGCCGGCAGGAAGAGGCATTGGCGCTGCTGTTTACCATTCTCAGACGCGATATGGCGTTTGGCGATGCCAAGAAGATCTATCTCGATATCCTGACCACCATGGGTGCCCATCCGGCTGCGCAGAGTTATCGTCGCAAGCTCTATAGCCTGCTTTATTGA
- a CDS encoding 4'-phosphopantetheinyl transferase family protein — MISADLYLLKPAQICAEQLNTLPHELSREEHQHWHAIQQPNRRQEYLLGRVLLRRLLAERLHCPTEELVFCTGPHGKPVLCDESWQFNLSHSGDWLVLALCQVGPLGVDVEMGLRRRQILPLARRFYAASEYAWLLSLPAQEQESAFYRLWSRKEAVLKAQGDGIAAGLDKLCFVPEEGWRLDNRLDAHTYQVQDWPLDGGWLCLAAPTRNVNGYLLDERLKSTPLDPMLTHTIFRESAS, encoded by the coding sequence ATGATCTCAGCGGATCTCTATTTGTTAAAACCGGCTCAGATCTGTGCCGAGCAGCTGAATACGCTGCCCCATGAACTCTCCCGGGAGGAACATCAGCATTGGCACGCCATCCAGCAGCCAAACCGCCGGCAGGAGTACCTGCTGGGCCGGGTGCTGCTCCGCCGCCTGCTGGCCGAGCGGCTCCACTGCCCGACCGAGGAACTGGTGTTTTGCACCGGCCCTCACGGCAAACCCGTCTTGTGCGACGAGAGTTGGCAGTTCAACCTCAGCCACAGCGGCGACTGGCTGGTGCTGGCACTCTGCCAGGTGGGACCGCTCGGGGTGGATGTCGAGATGGGGCTGCGCCGCCGCCAGATCCTGCCGCTGGCCAGACGCTTCTATGCAGCCAGTGAATACGCATGGCTGCTCTCCCTGCCTGCGCAGGAGCAGGAATCGGCCTTCTATCGGCTCTGGTCGCGCAAGGAGGCAGTGCTGAAGGCTCAGGGGGATGGCATAGCCGCCGGACTCGACAAGCTGTGTTTTGTGCCCGAGGAGGGGTGGCGGCTGGATAATCGGCTCGATGCCCACACCTATCAGGTGCAAGACTGGCCGCTCGACGGCGGCTGGCTCTGCCTCGCCGCCCCGACCCGCAACGTCAATGGCTACCTGCTGGACGAGCGCTTGAAATCCACCCCCCTAGACCCCATGTTAACTCACACCATTTTTCGAGAGTCAGCCTCATGA
- a CDS encoding C40 family peptidase, whose product MLLLVALGMVGCASAPQTEVASKIEVSMMEPVVEPEASQTPDVNEILTVYKEWRGVPYRMGGSSQRGIDCSAFAREVFRNAVGIELPRDTRSQVHEGTRVAKRDLMEGDLVFFKISKRLNHVGIYVGNGEFIHASTRAGVTRSRLDNAYWRGKFWQARRIEI is encoded by the coding sequence ATGCTACTGCTGGTCGCGCTCGGAATGGTGGGTTGTGCCTCGGCACCCCAGACCGAGGTCGCGAGCAAGATCGAAGTTTCCATGATGGAACCCGTGGTTGAACCGGAAGCTTCGCAGACACCCGATGTAAACGAAATCCTGACCGTATATAAAGAGTGGCGTGGCGTTCCCTACCGCATGGGCGGGAGCAGTCAACGCGGTATCGATTGTTCTGCCTTCGCCCGTGAAGTGTTCCGCAATGCGGTCGGCATCGAGCTGCCACGGGATACTCGCTCCCAGGTACACGAAGGGACCCGGGTAGCCAAACGGGATCTGATGGAAGGGGATCTGGTCTTCTTCAAGATCAGCAAGCGTCTGAACCACGTGGGCATCTATGTCGGCAACGGTGAATTCATCCATGCCTCCACCCGGGCCGGGGTCACCCGTTCCAGACTGGACAACGCTTACTGGCGCGGCAAGTTCTGGCAGGCACGCCGGATCGAGATCTGA